A window of bacterium contains these coding sequences:
- a CDS encoding transglycosylase SLT domain-containing protein: MLINAHQIPRGVVFAGALVLSVACARASAVPGTDVFALREDRDLEAYIQTIDEALADLEIEEADAAYTEAGERLRDLTANLYKRPMVEHYHARLVDAAGRIILAKLAAKDMPRVIVHRGYDPLAEEKPARYFAFGDLAARLDRAPPHRRADVDRIVAWYAHGDGRRQYEIYLARLARYRRHIESVLDAYGLPRELVCVAMIESAVDPTRVSHANAAGLWQFIPSTARRYNLVVTDAVDQRFDAALETYAAAAYLRDLLEMFDGDIEAALAGYNAGEMFIESALASDDSVRSFWDLSPHGSSAQGMTIPRETYDYVARFFAAAIVYQNLAHFGFEEPPSKDAPSVVVDVQGEIDLSALALDLDLDPDVVGAMNPSIMTTRADEGVPVTVRLPHAPVDEYLTRLRETRRYRVSYIYRHKVTNYQSLNAIASEYGVSPARIATKNHLTPGARAEEGLVIHIPTSTRNGDAARASLENVNWWKQRHERGLVSSALTP, from the coding sequence ATGTTGATTAACGCCCACCAGATTCCGCGCGGCGTCGTTTTTGCCGGCGCACTCGTCCTTTCGGTCGCGTGCGCGCGCGCGTCCGCCGTGCCCGGCACCGACGTTTTCGCGCTGCGCGAAGACCGCGACCTGGAGGCGTACATCCAGACAATCGACGAGGCGCTCGCCGATCTCGAAATCGAAGAGGCCGACGCCGCCTACACCGAAGCGGGCGAGCGCCTGCGCGATCTGACCGCGAATCTCTACAAGCGCCCGATGGTGGAGCACTACCACGCGCGCCTGGTCGACGCGGCCGGGCGCATCATCCTCGCCAAGCTTGCGGCCAAAGACATGCCGCGCGTCATCGTGCATCGGGGCTACGATCCGCTCGCCGAGGAAAAGCCCGCGCGTTATTTCGCGTTCGGCGATCTGGCCGCGCGGCTCGATCGCGCGCCGCCGCATCGCCGCGCCGACGTCGATCGCATCGTCGCGTGGTACGCGCACGGCGACGGCCGCCGCCAGTACGAAATCTATCTCGCGCGGCTCGCCAGGTATCGCCGGCACATCGAGTCCGTCCTTGACGCATACGGCCTGCCGCGCGAATTGGTGTGCGTCGCGATGATTGAAAGCGCGGTCGATCCCACGCGCGTCTCCCACGCGAACGCCGCGGGCCTGTGGCAGTTCATCCCGTCAACCGCGCGGCGCTACAACCTCGTCGTCACGGACGCGGTCGATCAGCGCTTCGACGCGGCGCTCGAAACCTACGCCGCCGCCGCGTATCTGCGCGATCTGCTCGAAATGTTCGACGGTGACATCGAGGCCGCGCTTGCCGGATACAACGCCGGCGAGATGTTCATCGAGTCGGCGCTCGCATCCGACGATTCGGTCCGTTCGTTCTGGGATCTGTCGCCGCACGGCTCATCCGCGCAGGGGATGACGATCCCGCGCGAGACCTACGATTACGTCGCACGTTTTTTCGCGGCGGCGATCGTGTATCAGAACCTCGCGCACTTCGGTTTCGAGGAACCGCCCAGCAAGGACGCGCCGTCGGTCGTCGTGGACGTGCAGGGCGAGATCGACCTTTCCGCGCTGGCGCTCGATCTCGATCTCGATCCGGACGTCGTCGGCGCGATGAATCCTTCGATCATGACGACCCGCGCGGACGAGGGCGTGCCCGTAACGGTGCGTTTGCCGCATGCGCCGGTGGACGAATACCTCACGCGCCTTCGCGAGACGCGGCGTTACCGCGTGTCGTACATCTACCGCCACAAGGTGACGAACTACCAGTCGCTGAACGCGATCGCGTCGGAATACGGCGTCTCGCCCGCGCGTATCGCGACGAAAAACCATCTGACGCCGGGCGCGCGCGCCGAGGAGGGCCTTGTCATCCACATCCCGACCTCGACGCGCAACGGCGACGCGGCGCGCGCGTCGCTCGAAAACGTGAATTGGTGGAAACAACGCCACGAACGGGGACTCGTTTCATCGGCGTTAACGCCGTAA